AGGACGGCGGGAACTTCGGCCAAGGTGATTTCTCGCGTTAAGCTCGGTAAATCCGCAGGTTTCCAATCGCCACTCAGGTGCTTCCAGATTTCCGATCGGGATTCAATGGGGTATTCAACCGAATCGATTCCAAGGAGCTGTACGCCGCGTAGGATGAACGGGAAGACCGTCAAGGGCAATTCGCCCCCATTCACCATGCCACAACAGGTAACCACCCCGCCGTACTGCACACTTTTAACAAGAGTAGCTAATACCGAACCACCCACGGTATCTATGGCACCGGCAAAACGCGGTTTCAATAGGGCTTTCCCTGAGGTATCTTCCAGCTCCGTACGGGGAATAATTTCGCTGGCCCCCAGACGGGTAAGGAACGCATGGGCTTCGGCTTTGCTACTAACGGCGGTAACAGGATACCCCAAACGTTCCAAAATGGCTACGGCAATAGAACCTACGCCGCCCGTCGCTCCGGTAACGACTACAGGCCCCTGCTCGGGACGAATTCCGGACCGGAGTAAGGCCGCTACGCTCAACCCGGCCGTAAAACCCGCCGTACCGTAACTCATACTTTCTTTGAGGCTTAAGGACTCGGGCCGACGAACCAGCCATTGAGCGGGCACCCGAATGTATTGGGAAAGGCCACCGCTGGTATTCATGCCCAGATCAAAACCGGTAACGATTACCTCATCGCCTACCTGCCAGTCGCCGTGACTGGAAGCTTCAATAACCCCTGCTGCGTCGATGCCCGGCGTATGGGGGTATTGGCGAGTCACGCCCCGATTACCCGAGGCAGAAAGAGCGTCTTTATAATTCAGCGAGGAGTAACGAACCCGAATCAGGACTTCTCCCGCCGGGAGTTCGTCAATCCTTTTTCGAGCTAAAGTAGTTTGAAAAGAACCGTCGGTTTCTTGCGTTACAAGCAGACATTCAAAGGTGGTTTCCATGCGTTTTGAGTGTAGATGATGAACCTTATGACTCCAACCGTACGACAATCTTGCCACTGAGCGTACCGGCTTCCATTTGTTCATGTACCTGGATGATTTCATCGAAGGTAAACATATGAGCGATCCGGGGCTGAATCAGGCCTTTGGCTAGATAATCGGCGAGTACCTGCATGTCTTCGCCGCTGGAATGGACAAACAGGAAATCCGCCTGTAAGCCCCGTACTTCGGCCTCCGCTTTCCACGCCTCCCCCTTTCCACTCGGAATGGTGATAAGCCGACCCGTTGGTTTCAGAATATGCAGGGCTTTCACGGCAGCTTCGGCCCCGAGTGTGTCCAGAGCAAAGTCAATATCCTGCGTGACCTGTTCGAAATCGGTGGTCTGGTAATTGATCCATTCATCGAGTCCCCGGGCCTTCAGTAGAGCTTCGTCTTCTGCCTTCGCCGTTCCGACGACGTAAGCCCCCAAAGCCTTGGCCATTTGTACGGCGAAAAAACCAACCTCTCCGGCGGCCCCCTGCACAAACACCCGCTCGCCCGCCCGTACAGCCGCTTTCCGAATCGCCTGATACGCCGTTAGAGCGGAAAGAGCCGTACCCGCAGCGATTTCGAAGGAAACGGAGGTGGGTTTCAGGGCTAAATGTTGGGCAGGAGCGGCTACGTACGCGGCATAAGCTTTGCCATGACCAGGGAAGTTGATCATTCCGAATACCTCGTCCCCCGCTTTAAAGGCGGTCGCGGCACTTTCAACGACTACGCCAGCGATGTCCCAACCTAAAACCAGAGGCGGGTCGTTTTTAATGTTTTCGTACTGTCCTTTCCCCTGTAAGGTTTTGTGATCTACCGGATTGATGGATAGAGCCTTGACTTGTACCAGTACCTCGCCGGACCGGATAGCGGGGCGGGGTAAGTCCCGGAGCTGTAATTGATTACGCCCGGCAAGGGGTTCCATGACGATGGCTTTCATACCAGAAAAGATTTAGAAACTGCAACTACGCAACAGTAACGACGATCTTGCCTACGGTTCTACCCGTTTCCTGTTGGAGATGAGCCTCACCCATCTGCTCAAAGGTATAGATTTTAAAGAGATGGGTTCGTACCATTTCCTCCGCTACTAAAGCGGCAATTTGCTGCATATCGGCTCCATCAGATTGTACCAGAAAGAAAAAGGCATTGATTCCCAGAGCCGCGGCCTGCTGTGTAATGGCTTCGGGCAATCCCGTAGGAATACTGATGAGCGTAGCTCCCGGTTTAAGTACCTTGAGTGAACGTTCCAGTACGGGCAGGGCTCCCACGAAATCCAGTACCAGATCCACCTCCGCCACGACTTCATCGAAGGGCTGAGCCGTATAATCAATGAATTCATCAGCTCCCAGACTTTGTACAAACGCCTGATTCGATGCTGAAGCCGTACCGATGACGTACGCTCCGAAATGTTTCGCCATTTGTACGGCAAAATGACCCACCCCGCCCGCAGCAGCGTGAATTAAAACGCGTTGACCCGGCTGAACCGGAGCTTTATGCACCATGGCCTGATAGGCCGTCAGAGCAGCCAGGGTAGCGGCAGCGGCTTCTTCGTGACTAACATTAGCCGGCTTCAAAGCTAACTGGTCAGCGGGAGCGGCGACGTATTCCGCATAGGCCTGACCATGACCGGGAAAATTGACCATGCCAAATACTTCATCGCCAACCTTGAACGCCGTTACGTTGGAACCAATTTCAGTGATAATCCCGGAAACATCCCAGCCTAGAATCAGTGGATGCACGGATTTTAATCGCCCGGCCATGCCTTTTCCCGCCCGCGTCTTTGCATCAACGGGGTTGATACTGATGGCTTTTACCTGAATCAATACTTCATTTTCCTGTACGGTGGGTACGGGCACATCGGTGTAAACAAATTGATCGACGCCTCCAAATTCATTAATTACAATGGCTTTCATGCTGGTTGTGGTTCTAAGTGCGGTGCAAAGTTGTACCAGTTTTTCCAGTACTTCCCGGTAGATATTTTCTCATTTCCGGTACATTTGTGCCAATGGTAGTAAAATCATGCCTTGGTGGATTTTGCGTTACGGTCCATACCGAAAGTTTTTACGTTACCGGTCCATTCATTTCATACAATGATGCAGAAAGAACGTTTGCACGAGCCTTTTACGATTGTTCACAAAACCCTCGATGAATGTCCTAAAGGCGGGCATCAGCACTTGTTTTTTGAGCTGGTTTATATTTTGTCGGGTACTGGCGTTCAGTGTATTAATCAGAATAAGTTTTCGTACCGCCCGGGGCATATGTTTCTGATTACGCCAGAAGACTGCCATTCGTTTGCAATCGAAACGACGACGGAATTCTTTTTCCTGCGGTTCACCGACATTTACCTGCACACCAATACCTTTCAGACCGACGACATTCAGCGACTGGAATTTATTCTGCAAAATGCCAACCATCAGCCGGGCTGTATTCTTCGTAACCAGCCCGACAAATTGCTGGTACAACCGCTTGTGGAGGCCATTATCCGCGAGTATGCCCAGTGGGACCGGTACAACAAGGAACTTATTCGTCAATTGGTGAATACGCTGCTTGTCATTGTTACCCGAAATATTGCCCGCTACTTACCTCAACAGGTGCAGGCCCATACTGACGAGCGGGCTCTGAACATTCTGCATTACATCCAAAACCATATTCACGAACCCGAAAAAATCCGGGCGGAAGCCGTCAGCCAGTACTTTGGCCTGTCGGAAACGTACCTTGGCCGCTATTTCAAAAAGCATACCCAGGAAACCATGCAGCAATACATTACGAACTACCGGACGAAGCTAATCGAAGCCCGGTTGCAACATAGTGACCTGCGAATCAATGAAATTGCCTACGAGTTGGGTTTTACGGATGAAAGTCACCTCAACAAATTCTTTAAAAAACAGCGAGGAATCAGTCCCACCGTATTCCGCCGCCAGCAGAAATCCGCACTAGCGTAATAAAGCTTTTTGCTGCTTTGTCAAAGCGGCGGCTTTCTGTAGAGCCTCCGCCAGCGGTAGTCCTTTTTTCATGCCCGGACGCTGATGACCCGTAGACGTCAACCAGGCGTCTTTCAGTACGGCCTGCTTTTCCGCTTCTAGTTCCAGCAGTTGGGCACCTTTGGGGTGAAAAGCTACGCTCGCTCGGGCATCCGTCGCGGTAGCTGCCTGATCTTCCCCCAGCCCTACCAAGAGTTGCTGAGCCATGAGCCAGTGGCCCTGTGCCTGCGGGTGAATACCATCTTCGGCCAGGTAAAAAGTGGCGTTCTGTTGCCGCTGGGTTTCCAGATAGTTTTTCATGGGAAAGTGAATGTCCAGTACCCGCCACTGCTGAGCATCTCGTTGCGAAAGTAGCCATTCAGCGTAGCGATCCAGCACAGCGGCGTAGCCCTGAGCCTGTCCCCGACTCTCATCGTATACGGGCGGGGTGACGTGGATGATGGTGGCACCCGCCTTCACGACCTGATCATGCAACCACTGCATTCCTGTACGGAAGGCGGCAAACCGGCTTTCATCCCAAGGAAGGTAGATCCCATCGTTCATGCCGTAACAGGCAATTACCAAATCAGGTTTGGTTTGCTGCAAAACCCGAGTCAGCCGTTCGTGTAGATCGGGCCGGGGAAATTTACCATCGGCGTGGTTGGGCTCGGATAGACCGGATACCGTTTCACTGGGTAAACCCACATTGATGATTTCGTAGTTCTGACGGGGGTACTTCACGCGTAAATATGCCGCTACATCGGTCACATAACGGCCATCGTAAGTAATACTGTTACCCAGGAAGACAATTCGATGTACCTTTTTAGGAAAGGGTTGAGCTTTTAGATCTATGTGACATAACAAGCTGATCAGCATCAACACCAGGAAACGCTTACTGAATAAACGAGCGTGAATAGAACGCATTCTTTATTTTGGTTTAGAGCAAATGATAGAGATTAGCCCCCTGCCGCCGTAAGATAAGCGGAGGATCTCTTTTTAGAAAATTACGGAGCAAGTACCTCAACCCTACGAAGAAATCAATTTTTAGCTCTATAAAAAAAAGAATGGGGTACAAGCCGCCTGCGAGTACCCCATTTGAGTCTACAACTGGACAGGGTCCAGGTGAGAGCTGCATAACCGTCAATTTAATTTGTAATTCCAGTGTCTTGAGGCCGTTCCAGATTCACATGTCAGGCATTGCATCGAGGCAATACTTTTCCTTATACGCCGAATAAACCGTAGATATGCTGTTTACAAACTCAAACCTATAAGGTAATTTTCACAATGGACATAGAATAACTTGACCAATTCTTGTAGTATTAATACTACAAACACGACTCTTACCATTAGTTAATTTTTATTAGATTTTGTATTGATTGCCAATTTTGGAGGGAAGTTACACTGGGTAAAGTTTCAGCAATTGAAAGAAATAGAACGTTTTATTCGTGCTTCTATTTCATTGGTATATTCTATTATTGACTTATCTTATTTTCTGACTTTAGTTAGACAGCTCACGTTTTATATTCCCTATCTTAAAATATCTTATCAATCGTTTAGTTACTCTTAACTCTCTTCTACTTTTCAAATAATCTTTAGCGGGAAAAAATAAGAAGGCAGAAGAACAAGTACTGCTTGATTATTCCAGTAGAGGAAAGTTATTGACCACTGATTAACCTGCGTTACTGTAGTAAGTATTTTATTCAATTTTTACAGATTATTCAATAAAATAGTTAAGTACCTAGTACAATTCTAAACAAGCAAAAAGTAGGGCTATAAACTGTAAACAAACAAGGGTACGCAGTTTTGCGTACCCTTGTTTAAAATCATACCTCCAATCGTTTACTTTTTCTGTTCGGATAAGAAGGTTACTAGAGAAGCAAATTCTTCGTAGGAAAGGGCATTGGCCAGCCCCGCAGGCATCATCGAGTTTTCCATTTCTTTCCGGCTGATAATATCCGAAGCTTTGATGGTGTATACCTGCCCGGCAATGTCGCGGAGCACCACCCGGCTGGCGGATTCTTCCGTTACAAAGCCCATGTAGCTTTTCTTACCTTTTGCGGTAATCATAACCGTTGCAAAACCCTGAGAAATAGAGGCGTTGGGTTTCAAAATGGATTCTGCAATCTGATCCCGGCTCATGATCGAACCAATTTGTCCCATAAAGGGCCCTTTCATGGGTTCATTGCGGCTCAGGCTGTGGCAGGCAATGCAGCCCTGCTGCGTAAACAGGGTTTTACCCAGCGTAGCATTTCCTTTTAATTTTTCCAAAGCCAGCATGACATCCTCGATGGACGACTCGCCTACCTGACCTTTTTTATTCTTGATTTTCTCCAGGTCCACTTTGACCTCTTCTTTCGCCACCGTAGTCTCCTGTCCACCCCATTCGGCGATGTTCATGCGATGACGGCTGTTGAGATCCGCGTAGAAGGCTTTATCGCCGGACTGCTGCCACTGTTTCATCAGAAAATCCTTCACCTTCGGCGATGATTCCCAGGCAACCGCTTTGTAGTATGGACCGTGCGTGTCGGGTCGCGTACTCCACCACCAGCTTCCATCGTAATCGGCTTCTTTCTGATACAAGCGGGCCAGCGTTACCAGCATCTGCTTTTTCAAGGCAGCATCATTGGTTTTGTCATAGGCAGCCATGATACCGTCTACTGCCTTAGGATCGTGCATGGAACGTAAGGCCCATAAAGCGAGGGTAGATTGATCAGTACCCAGTGCTTTTACGCAGGCGTCAACGGCATTCAGGCTCACGAGTGCCCGAGCGGCCAGGTGGGCGGGTACGATCGCCGAGTTAGGCGTCGCGTGAGGTCCTTCGGCATTGCCTACAGGAGCTACGAAGGATGCCGGTACTTTCACCCGCAAGAGAGCCGTAGCAGCCTCCGGTTTTCCCAGACGGCCCAGACCAATGATGGCCGCTGTTTGTACGCGGGCTGAAGGATCGTTCAGAGCTTTCAAGAAAGGTTCAAGTGGCACTTGTTGAGCCCAGGCTTTGCGATCGGCCAGAGCTTTGAGAGCGAACTCCCGCAGGGTGGTATCCTCGGTCAGCTTAACCAGATTGCTGATGCCCTGACTCCCCGCCGACTGAGCGTAAGTGAACAAAGCGGCTACCCGACTGTGCAGAGGCTGAGATGCATCCGTCACCAAAGCCCACGAGGCCGGAGCTACGCTGGCAGCCGGACGCGTAAGCAATTCCTGCTGAGCAGCCAGACGAGCTACGCTACTACCCAGCTTCAATGCTCCGACTAGCTGTTCAACACTGGCTTTCTTGACATCCATAAACGGCTTGTAAGTCCAGCTTTTCGGAACCGCCCGCACCACAAATCCCTTACCGGGGTTACCCGAATAACCGGCACCATCCCAGGCAGACAGATAGGCCTGTCCGGACGCGTCTACGTCAATATCCGTAATCTGCGGAAGTCTGATAAACTCCTCCTCTTTTTGCGTAAAACTGGCCTGATCGGATGTCACGCGGTGCAGGTACAGCTGGTTACGACCCCAGTCGGCCATCATCGGCACGCGGTTGTATTTCTCCGGCCAGGTATCATCGTCCATAAACAAGGAGCCCGTACCCGAACCACCGCCCACGTCAACCAGAGCGGGAATGATTTCATCGGTGAAATGCATGAACAGCGTTGGATAGCCGTACTCGCCCGTTTGGAGTAAATGGCTGAAGCGGACGTTCCAGCCGCCGCCGTCGTTGGTGTTTTCCCGCGTGAAAATGTTCATGTACGGGTCAATAGCGACGTCGTACACATTTCGCGTACCGTGGGCATACACTTCCATTTCGGTACCGTCGGGCCGTACTCGTACGATTCCACCGCCGAGCATGGTCAGCTTTTTACCCGATCGGTCTATTGCGTCATGGAAACCAAAATCACCTACAGAGATATAAATCCAGCCATCAATTCCCTGACGGATGCCGTTGGTCGCGTGATCCGTTCCCCGGCTTTGCAGGAAATTCGGATTACTGATGTGTTCAATCAGCGGGCGGGAAGGTCCGTCCGCTACGCCATCGTGGTTTTTATCGTCGAACACGACCAGGTCCATCCCCGTAGCCACGCCCTTTTCCTTCGAGAAAACCGTATGAAGTACGAATACCTGATCGCCAATGGTCAAAATACCCCGTGGGTTATCGACTTTTGCAAAAATGGTATGCGAGTCGAGCTTGCCATCGTGATTGCTGTCAACGAGGCGGACAATACTGCCCTGCCCCGCCTTCTTACCCAGCGAACCCATCTTATCCACCCCTACAAATACTTCTCCCGAAGGTGCTAAGGCCAGACAGGCGGGGCTTGGCGTCAGCTCCGGTCCGGTAAAAGGAGTCACCCGTAATTCCCCGGGCCAACTAGTTCCATTGGGCAAAGAATCGATGAGCACCCGCTGCGAGGGAAGCGACTGCGGGCGATTCGTGCGGGAGGTATTCCAGAATAATAATAAGGAAGCTGTAATCAGCGGAAGAGTAATCTTAAGCATTAGGGAAGAGGAGGTTTCGTGAATATACAAATGTAGAGGTTACCCTTATTTTTTAGACCGTAAAAGCCAGCCTTTTCCCTAATATTTGCAAATCGTTATTAATTACCACTTTTTCAAGTCCTAGCCTGTGCTTTGCAACGTATCCTCCGTTATGAAATACAGGCTTTTGAAAGTCTATACGGAATGGTGCTTTTTAGGTATCCTTAATGAACCTGGAAGTGCTATCAAACAAGCAAGGGACTGAAACGTACTACCATTCACAGCTAACCGATCCCAAATGCCATGTTAGACCTCATCATTGATGCCCGACCCGCAACCCTGGGTAATAACTTTACGATTCGCCGGATTCTGCCTTATCGGCTTCGACGCATGATCGGCCCTTTCATTTTTATGGATCACGCTGGTCCGGTACAGTTTACCGCCGAGCAGTTGCCGAGTATGGACGTTTTGCCGCACCCGCACATTGGTTTATCGACGGTCAGCTACTTGTTCAATGGTTTGGTTACCCATCGCGACAGTTTGGGCGTCGAACAGGTGATTCGTCCCGGCGAAGTGAACTGGATGACCGCCGGTCGCGGCATTGCCCATTCCGAGCGTTTCGAAGATCCAGCAACGCTGGCCGGGGGATCGCTGGAGATGCTACAGACTTGGGTCGCCTTGCCCGAAGCCGACGAAGAAACGGACCCGGCTTTTACCAATTACCAGCCTGATCAATTGCCGGTTTTTACCGATAAAGGCGTCTGGATGCGACTCATCGCCGGAGAGGCCTTTGGGGTTAAAAATGATGTCAAAACCCATTCGCCGCTGTTTTACGTGCACGTGGTTTTACAGGCCGGAACCCGCTTTGGCATTCCCCTGGGCTATTCCGAACGGGGAGCCTACGTAGCCAAAGGCAGCGTGGAAGTCAATGGCCACCGCTACGGCGTGGGGCAGTTGCTGGTTTTTACACCAGGGATTGATCCAGTCTTGGTGGCGGTTGAAAACAGTACGATCATGTTACTGGGCGGTGAACACTTGGGCGATCGTTACATCTGGTGGAACTTCGTTTCTTCCAGTAAAGAACGGATTGAACAAGCCAAGGCCGACTGGCAGGCGGGCCGTATTCCGCTACCGCCGACCGACCATACGGAGTTTGTTCCCTTACCCGAAGACCGATCCAAACCGGCGGGTTCCCCTCCGCCCCAGGCTTTGTCGTAAGACGGTACGATACGAAAACACGATCCGGAAGCTAAATTTCCGGGTCGTGTTTTCATAGGTATACTACTTCAATTCTTTTGATTAAGATTTCCTTTTGCTTTCAAAGGGATAAACTAGCATTTCTGTCACCATTCATCTTCACTATAACATTCTATCAATCAATTACTTCATCAAACAACAACGTCCCTTCCAGTAAACCTAGCCTAAGATATCCTCCTAGTATATACCGTTTTTTTAAACGTATAATTTAACGTTATTTTAAGCGTCTTTTCAATCTTTACTACCGGGGCTTTTTTCTTCCCATACAAGGCCCGAATAGGTACCGATTTTAAAAAGATTTTTGATTTCTGTAGGGGAAAGTCCGACTGAGTTGTCCTAGCCACCGAAGACATCAGCCGTAAGCCCCATGCAAGTAGTCTCGTTTGAGCAGGAATTTGAGCAGCTTTTTAAGACCCACGTGAAGAAACTTCACGCCTACGCCTACACACTGGTGAAAGACGACGTGATGGCGGAAGAAATGGTACAGAGTGTCTTCTGCCGCTTGTGGGAGAAAAAGCTGCTAATTCGGGAATCTACTACGGGTTATCTCTACCGGGCGGTTTATCACGAAAGTCTAAACTACCTCAAACACGTCAAGGTCGAGCAATCGTACCTGCAATATGCCCAGCGGGAGCTGAAAGACCGACCCCAACAACCTACTCACACGCTCGAACTCGTGGAGTTGGAAGAACGCCTTAATCAGGCCTTGCGGGACTTGCCCGAGAAATGTCGGACCGTTTTTCACCTGTGCCGAGTAGAGGAGCTGAAGTACCAGCAGATTGCCGACCTGTTGGAAATCCCCGTCAAAACGGTTGAAAACCAAATGGGCAAAGCCCTACGCTTTTTACGTCAGCAACTGGCTGACTACCTACCCCTGCTGGGACTACTTGTCTGGTTACCCCAATCCCCTTTGTTTGTATGAAAATCGATTCAAAAATGGACGATTTACTGGTGAAGTACATGCTGCATGAAACCAGTATACCCGAACGAACGCAGGTAGAAGCCTGGCTACGGGAAAGCGATCGTCACCAGCAGTACTACGCCCAGTTCCGCACCATTTGGCAACAAAGCCAGCCTTCGGCTGAACCACTCGTACTAGATGAAGAGATCGCCTGGGAACACTTTCAACAGCGAATTCAAAAACCATCTATTCGCTCCATCCCCCGTTTTCGAGGCTGGATACGGGCGGCAGTTGTCTTACTGATGCTGGGTATCGGCTGGCAAACATACCTGTGGCTGACGCCGACCGAACTGCTCAGCGTTCAATCCGGCAATCAACCCCAATCGATTATCCTACCCGACGGCTCCAACGTGACACTGAATCGGCACTCGTCGCTGCGTTATGACAAAACCTTTCGTAGCCGCCGGGTACACTTGACGGGAGAAGCCTTCTTTTCGGTGCAACGTGATCCATCCCGCCCCTTTACCGTTGAGGTCAATACCATGTCGGTAGGCGTGCTAGGCACTTCCTTTAATGTAAAGCAAACCGATACACAAACGGAAATAGTGGTAAAAACCGGTCACGTGCAAGTCCGTCGTCAACCGTACCGGATCGACTTACGCCCGCAGGAAAAAGCGATTGTCCCCACTGACGAACGCAAACCGGAAAAACTTAAAATCCACGACGATCTCGACACGTATTACCACACGAAAACCTTTGTTTGCAGGCAGACGCCCCTCCGTACGCTCGTCCAGACTCTCAATGAAGCCTACGGTGTTCAGATACGCATCGCCCGGCCGGAATTGGAAGCTTTACCCATTACTACCACCTTGCCGCAACTGCCGCTGGAACGCGTGCTGGAGATCATTGCTCATACCCTTCAGTTAAAAATTGACCAGCAGGGAGATCAATTCCTGCTGAAATAGGCCTTACCTTTCGGCATGCATTCCATTCCTGTCAGGGCGTGGGTAGTAACGATTCTGGGTGCCTTCGCCTGTATTTTCGACCTTCATGCCCAACAACTGCTCGTTCGAAAAATTTCACTGACGGTGAAACGAGAACCCCTTTCGCAGGTGCTTCAACACATCGGCGAGAAAGGCGATTTCTATTTTTCTTACAACAGCAACCTGATCCCCCGCGACAGTCTGGTCTCCTTACAGGTGAGCAACCAGACCGTTCAGTATACCCTACA
The genomic region above belongs to Siphonobacter curvatus and contains:
- a CDS encoding YhdH/YhfP family quinone oxidoreductase, with translation METTFECLLVTQETDGSFQTTLARKRIDELPAGEVLIRVRYSSLNYKDALSASGNRGVTRQYPHTPGIDAAGVIEASSHGDWQVGDEVIVTGFDLGMNTSGGLSQYIRVPAQWLVRRPESLSLKESMSYGTAGFTAGLSVAALLRSGIRPEQGPVVVTGATGGVGSIAVAILERLGYPVTAVSSKAEAHAFLTRLGASEIIPRTELEDTSGKALLKPRFAGAIDTVGGSVLATLVKSVQYGGVVTCCGMVNGGELPLTVFPFILRGVQLLGIDSVEYPIESRSEIWKHLSGDWKPADLPSLTREITLAEVPAVLETILKGHMQGRALVRID
- a CDS encoding NADP-dependent oxidoreductase: MKAIVMEPLAGRNQLQLRDLPRPAIRSGEVLVQVKALSINPVDHKTLQGKGQYENIKNDPPLVLGWDIAGVVVESAATAFKAGDEVFGMINFPGHGKAYAAYVAAPAQHLALKPTSVSFEIAAGTALSALTAYQAIRKAAVRAGERVFVQGAAGEVGFFAVQMAKALGAYVVGTAKAEDEALLKARGLDEWINYQTTDFEQVTQDIDFALDTLGAEAAVKALHILKPTGRLITIPSGKGEAWKAEAEVRGLQADFLFVHSSGEDMQVLADYLAKGLIQPRIAHMFTFDEIIQVHEQMEAGTLSGKIVVRLES
- a CDS encoding NADP-dependent oxidoreductase, with product MKAIVINEFGGVDQFVYTDVPVPTVQENEVLIQVKAISINPVDAKTRAGKGMAGRLKSVHPLILGWDVSGIITEIGSNVTAFKVGDEVFGMVNFPGHGQAYAEYVAAPADQLALKPANVSHEEAAAATLAALTAYQAMVHKAPVQPGQRVLIHAAAGGVGHFAVQMAKHFGAYVIGTASASNQAFVQSLGADEFIDYTAQPFDEVVAEVDLVLDFVGALPVLERSLKVLKPGATLISIPTGLPEAITQQAAALGINAFFFLVQSDGADMQQIAALVAEEMVRTHLFKIYTFEQMGEAHLQQETGRTVGKIVVTVA
- a CDS encoding helix-turn-helix domain-containing protein, whose product is MMQKERLHEPFTIVHKTLDECPKGGHQHLFFELVYILSGTGVQCINQNKFSYRPGHMFLITPEDCHSFAIETTTEFFFLRFTDIYLHTNTFQTDDIQRLEFILQNANHQPGCILRNQPDKLLVQPLVEAIIREYAQWDRYNKELIRQLVNTLLVIVTRNIARYLPQQVQAHTDERALNILHYIQNHIHEPEKIRAEAVSQYFGLSETYLGRYFKKHTQETMQQYITNYRTKLIEARLQHSDLRINEIAYELGFTDESHLNKFFKKQRGISPTVFRRQQKSALA
- a CDS encoding SGNH/GDSL hydrolase family protein, which produces MRSIHARLFSKRFLVLMLISLLCHIDLKAQPFPKKVHRIVFLGNSITYDGRYVTDVAAYLRVKYPRQNYEIINVGLPSETVSGLSEPNHADGKFPRPDLHERLTRVLQQTKPDLVIACYGMNDGIYLPWDESRFAAFRTGMQWLHDQVVKAGATIIHVTPPVYDESRGQAQGYAAVLDRYAEWLLSQRDAQQWRVLDIHFPMKNYLETQRQQNATFYLAEDGIHPQAQGHWLMAQQLLVGLGEDQAATATDARASVAFHPKGAQLLELEAEKQAVLKDAWLTSTGHQRPGMKKGLPLAEALQKAAALTKQQKALLR
- a CDS encoding DUF7133 domain-containing protein, encoding MLKITLPLITASLLLFWNTSRTNRPQSLPSQRVLIDSLPNGTSWPGELRVTPFTGPELTPSPACLALAPSGEVFVGVDKMGSLGKKAGQGSIVRLVDSNHDGKLDSHTIFAKVDNPRGILTIGDQVFVLHTVFSKEKGVATGMDLVVFDDKNHDGVADGPSRPLIEHISNPNFLQSRGTDHATNGIRQGIDGWIYISVGDFGFHDAIDRSGKKLTMLGGGIVRVRPDGTEMEVYAHGTRNVYDVAIDPYMNIFTRENTNDGGGWNVRFSHLLQTGEYGYPTLFMHFTDEIIPALVDVGGGSGTGSLFMDDDTWPEKYNRVPMMADWGRNQLYLHRVTSDQASFTQKEEEFIRLPQITDIDVDASGQAYLSAWDGAGYSGNPGKGFVVRAVPKSWTYKPFMDVKKASVEQLVGALKLGSSVARLAAQQELLTRPAASVAPASWALVTDASQPLHSRVAALFTYAQSAGSQGISNLVKLTEDTTLREFALKALADRKAWAQQVPLEPFLKALNDPSARVQTAAIIGLGRLGKPEAATALLRVKVPASFVAPVGNAEGPHATPNSAIVPAHLAARALVSLNAVDACVKALGTDQSTLALWALRSMHDPKAVDGIMAAYDKTNDAALKKQMLVTLARLYQKEADYDGSWWWSTRPDTHGPYYKAVAWESSPKVKDFLMKQWQQSGDKAFYADLNSRHRMNIAEWGGQETTVAKEEVKVDLEKIKNKKGQVGESSIEDVMLALEKLKGNATLGKTLFTQQGCIACHSLSRNEPMKGPFMGQIGSIMSRDQIAESILKPNASISQGFATVMITAKGKKSYMGFVTEESASRVVLRDIAGQVYTIKASDIISRKEMENSMMPAGLANALSYEEFASLVTFLSEQKK
- a CDS encoding pirin family protein produces the protein MLDLIIDARPATLGNNFTIRRILPYRLRRMIGPFIFMDHAGPVQFTAEQLPSMDVLPHPHIGLSTVSYLFNGLVTHRDSLGVEQVIRPGEVNWMTAGRGIAHSERFEDPATLAGGSLEMLQTWVALPEADEETDPAFTNYQPDQLPVFTDKGVWMRLIAGEAFGVKNDVKTHSPLFYVHVVLQAGTRFGIPLGYSERGAYVAKGSVEVNGHRYGVGQLLVFTPGIDPVLVAVENSTIMLLGGEHLGDRYIWWNFVSSSKERIEQAKADWQAGRIPLPPTDHTEFVPLPEDRSKPAGSPPPQALS
- a CDS encoding RNA polymerase sigma-70 factor; this translates as MQVVSFEQEFEQLFKTHVKKLHAYAYTLVKDDVMAEEMVQSVFCRLWEKKLLIRESTTGYLYRAVYHESLNYLKHVKVEQSYLQYAQRELKDRPQQPTHTLELVELEERLNQALRDLPEKCRTVFHLCRVEELKYQQIADLLEIPVKTVENQMGKALRFLRQQLADYLPLLGLLVWLPQSPLFV
- a CDS encoding FecR domain-containing protein yields the protein MKIDSKMDDLLVKYMLHETSIPERTQVEAWLRESDRHQQYYAQFRTIWQQSQPSAEPLVLDEEIAWEHFQQRIQKPSIRSIPRFRGWIRAAVVLLMLGIGWQTYLWLTPTELLSVQSGNQPQSIILPDGSNVTLNRHSSLRYDKTFRSRRVHLTGEAFFSVQRDPSRPFTVEVNTMSVGVLGTSFNVKQTDTQTEIVVKTGHVQVRRQPYRIDLRPQEKAIVPTDERKPEKLKIHDDLDTYYHTKTFVCRQTPLRTLVQTLNEAYGVQIRIARPELEALPITTTLPQLPLERVLEIIAHTLQLKIDQQGDQFLLK